The DNA window CCTTTACTGTCATTCTCCAGCTGCTCTGtaataaaaccaataaaagcCCTGATACGACGACtctcaacagaaaaaaaaacgtgcCTCCAAAGTGCACTAGTGCTCTTAGCTAGGCGTTTTGAGGTGGGAtaaaacactttggtggacacacgACCTTATGAAAGTAAGCTCAGTGATTATGTGACCGGTGAGGATTATGTCAGACACATATCGACCAACCAACTGACCAAAAGGTGTTTTCCCTGCTACTAACACTAAATATTTGTTTccttgaataaaaataaatcaatacataaaATAAGAGAAGTGATTATTTTACTCTGACAGGAGAGATGATCAGAGGTGCAGAGTTTTTACCATCATCATTATGACAGGGATCGAAGTATGGGAAGAGTTTCTCAGTGAAGGAGCAGCCAGTAAAGGAGTAGATAAGAGCTGCAGCATCTACGTCATAAAAGGAGACCAGACCCTCCTCATAATCCACAAACACCCCCACCTTCTGAGGCTGAGacttcagagagagacagactggaGGGTCATCAAGAGCTTTGTACTCATTTCCATTTCTCAAAAATACAGTCCAGTAACCATCCTGAGGTCTCAATGTGATGGTTCCCTTCCTGTTGATCGACTCTCTGGCCACTCCTAAATCCCATTTAGTCTTTCCTTTAACTTGAACCTCAAAGTAAAATCTGCCTGAAGAGAAACTCTGTTTTGCCAAGACACAAGCACAATCAGAAAATCTTTTTGGGTTGTCTGGGAGATTTTTCTTTGCCTTACCAGGGCGTACTTGTTTCCCATCATAAGACAAGATGAGAGCAGGATGTGCTGTATCAGGATCA is part of the Epinephelus moara isolate mb unplaced genomic scaffold, YSFRI_EMoa_1.0 scaffold2865, whole genome shotgun sequence genome and encodes:
- the LOC126387218 gene encoding nuclear factor 7, ovary-like, with the translated sequence EGKKAELEAEIQQMILKRQQKIQEIKHSVDLSKEDADREIAEGVQVFTALKESVERSQANLIDAIKEKQKTKENQAKSFIKELEQEISELMNRGTELERLSRSDDHLHLLQNVQSLNTNHPTPTKDWTEVSVRPSYEGTVVRAVSQLEETLSEQMKKLLEAELKRVQQYAVDVTLDPDTAHPALILSYDGKQVRPGKAKKNLPDNPKRFSDCACVLAKQSFSSGRFYFEVQVKGKTKWDLGVARESINRKGTITLRPQDGYWTVFLRNGNEYKALDDPPVCLSLKSQPQKVGVFVDYEEGLVSFYDVDAAALIYSFTGCSFTEKLFPYFDPCHNDDGKNSAPLIISPVRVK